A part of Methanobacterium sp. genomic DNA contains:
- a CDS encoding ATP cone domain-containing protein: protein MTDIILRNGKREQYSEEKVRNSIESAIKDASLDLEDHRELIDNTMNDVNKLVQKSKEVGADEIRDVLIRDFEKYWVGDQVPVAAAWRNYELKHGIIYKD, encoded by the coding sequence ATGACAGATATAATATTAAGAAATGGTAAAAGAGAACAATATAGTGAAGAAAAAGTAAGAAATTCCATTGAAAGCGCCATTAAAGATGCCAGTTTAGATTTAGAGGATCATAGAGAACTTATAGATAACACAATGAACGATGTGAATAAACTGGTGCAAAAAAGTAAAGAAGTAGGTGCTGATGAAATACGTGATGTATTAATAAGAGATTTTGAAAAGTATTGGGTAGGAGATCAGGTCCCTGTTGCAGCAGCATGGCGAAATTATGAATTAAAACATGGAATAATTTACAAAGACTAG
- a CDS encoding DUF72 domain-containing protein, translating into MKVNYFIGCSGWYYNDWAGKFYPERGSKSKWLGYYSEQFQTVEVNNTFYRFPNEKTVKGWHDRTPDDFKFTLKANQLITHRRMFKNTKNTINRFYRLAELLEDKLACILFQMPPNKPKDLDFLENAVEQLDNSKKNVIEFRHLTWFESEVYKILNKFNIGFCSVSSPDLPEDIIVTSNIAYIRFHGKNGNDERYRYLYSKKELNEWAEKIKESKAREVFCYFNNDYNANATKNALVLKDILD; encoded by the coding sequence ATGAAAGTAAATTATTTTATAGGATGTTCTGGCTGGTATTACAATGACTGGGCCGGAAAATTCTATCCAGAAAGAGGATCTAAATCAAAATGGCTGGGATATTACTCTGAACAATTCCAAACAGTTGAAGTCAATAACACATTTTATCGATTTCCAAACGAAAAAACAGTCAAAGGATGGCACGATAGGACACCTGATGATTTTAAATTTACTTTAAAAGCCAATCAACTTATAACCCATAGAAGAATGTTTAAAAACACTAAAAATACTATCAATCGGTTTTATAGACTTGCAGAACTTCTTGAAGATAAGTTAGCCTGTATATTATTCCAGATGCCTCCAAATAAACCAAAAGATCTCGATTTTTTGGAAAATGCAGTTGAGCAACTGGATAATTCAAAAAAGAATGTAATTGAATTTAGACACCTGACCTGGTTTGAAAGTGAAGTTTACAAGATTTTAAATAAATTTAACATAGGATTTTGTTCTGTTTCATCTCCAGACTTGCCAGAAGATATTATAGTTACATCAAACATAGCATATATAAGATTCCACGGTAAAAATGGAAATGATGAAAGATATCGTTATTTATATTCAAAAAAAGAGTTAAATGAATGGGCAGAAAAAATTAAGGAGTCAAAAGCAAGGGAAGTGTTCTGTTACTTTAACAATGATTACAATGCTAATGCAACAAAAAATGCGTTGGTGCTGAAAGATATTTTAGATTGA
- a CDS encoding uracil-DNA glycosylase produces MNLENLCKVASTCIQCPLNKSRTRVVFGEGPEYAKIMLIGEAPGKNEDETGRPFIGMAGKLLSEILHEAGLDRSQIYITSIVKCRPEDNRKPKKPEYSTCIDLYLSKQIELIDPDIIGLLGNSAAYALIGKKNIKQIHGETYQLNGRKYMALFHPAAALYSRNLLPQLKEDMVTLKKAIGP; encoded by the coding sequence ATGAATCTTGAAAATCTTTGCAAAGTGGCAAGCACCTGTATCCAGTGCCCTTTAAATAAAAGCAGAACAAGGGTTGTATTTGGAGAAGGACCAGAATATGCCAAAATAATGCTTATTGGGGAAGCACCCGGTAAAAATGAGGATGAAACTGGACGGCCATTCATTGGAATGGCAGGCAAATTATTAAGCGAAATACTGCATGAAGCAGGCTTGGATAGGTCGCAAATTTATATTACTTCCATTGTTAAATGCAGACCAGAGGATAACCGAAAACCAAAAAAGCCAGAATACAGCACATGTATAGATCTTTACTTAAGCAAGCAGATAGAGCTGATTGACCCAGATATAATTGGATTGCTTGGAAACAGCGCCGCCTATGCATTAATAGGAAAAAAGAACATTAAACAGATACATGGTGAGACTTATCAATTAAATGGCAGGAAATATATGGCTTTATTCCATCCAGCGGCGGCATTATATTCAAGGAACCTGCTTCCACAGCTTAAAGAAGACATGGTGACGCTAAAAAAAGCTATTGGACCCTGA
- a CDS encoding DNA-formamidopyrimidine glycosylase family protein — MPELPEVESFKRYMDKTSLNKTIESVDIKSPEILQNIDKHGLKNRLEEHKFQYTRRHGKYLFAHLDNNYWMVLHFGMTGKLIYFKNTDEIPLYDRILIGFEDKSFLAFDDPRKFGKISLVHKTADFIKEKKLGPDACEIELKSFQNIIKSRKGAVKTLLMNQNILAGIGNIYSDEILFQACIHPKTSASKLNDEQIGNIYKIMKNVLKTALDRQIANQKLPESFLIPNRVKNGKCPNSDIKLETMKISGRTAYYCPECQKK; from the coding sequence ATGCCCGAATTACCTGAAGTGGAATCCTTTAAGAGATATATGGATAAAACATCCCTTAATAAAACTATTGAAAGTGTTGATATAAAAAGTCCTGAAATCCTTCAAAATATCGATAAACATGGGTTAAAGAATAGATTAGAGGAACATAAATTTCAATACACCAGAAGACATGGAAAATATCTTTTTGCACATTTGGATAACAATTATTGGATGGTTTTACATTTTGGAATGACTGGAAAACTTATTTACTTCAAAAATACTGATGAAATCCCCCTTTATGATAGAATTTTAATCGGATTTGAAGATAAGAGTTTTCTTGCTTTTGATGATCCCAGGAAGTTTGGAAAAATTAGTTTAGTTCATAAAACTGCTGATTTTATTAAAGAAAAGAAATTAGGTCCAGATGCATGTGAAATCGAGCTTAAATCATTTCAAAATATAATCAAATCACGGAAAGGCGCCGTTAAAACTTTACTAATGAATCAGAATATTCTTGCAGGTATTGGCAATATTTATTCTGATGAAATACTATTTCAAGCATGTATTCATCCTAAAACCTCTGCCAGTAAGCTTAATGATGAACAAATTGGAAATATTTATAAAATAATGAAAAATGTGCTTAAAACAGCTTTAGATAGACAAATTGCAAATCAGAAACTCCCAGAATCATTTTTAATTCCAAACCGTGTTAAAAATGGTAAATGTCCTAATTCTGATATAAAGCTTGAAACTATGAAAATTTCTGGTAGAACTGCCTATTATTGTCCAGAATGCCAAAAAAAATAA
- a CDS encoding ATP-dependent DNA ligase — protein MKYKELVEVYEALTSTTKRLEKTTILAEFLKNTEAEILPIVTLLSLGKVFPVWSEKEIGIGLKLLMKAISLVVGVSMDTVEDSVRDKGDIGFAAEALFAKRYQSTLFTRPLTIVKVYKNMTKLAEISGKNAQTRKIRILIELLTSASPAEAKYISRTVVEELRVGIGEGTIKDAVSEAFNVEKEVVERALMLTNDPGLVAEVAKEKGEEGLKKLNLIPGKPVKPMLAQLSPGIEVSVEEMGTAICETKYDGFRVQIHRIGDEIKIFTRRLDNIKNAVPEIVEYVEKYLPSEDLIVEGEIIATKDGNPISFQYILQRVRRKYEIERLRLEVPLIMYLFDVLYYKKPLIDTPFGERRKILESIAKIEPSKFELSNQVIVTKENIEDAQKLFESSIKSGHEGIMIKDPSAPYMPGIRGKKMLKLKAEPETLDLVVVGGTYGRGRRANLIGSYLVAAQDEEGNLKTIAHTATGLDDATLLELSNKVESLIIEKKGRKVKSRPEIILEIAYSEIVKSPEYESGYSLRFPVVKRIRDDKGIDDIDTVNRIESIFNSRN, from the coding sequence ATGAAATATAAAGAGCTTGTAGAAGTTTATGAAGCCCTGACTTCCACAACAAAAAGACTGGAAAAAACCACAATTCTTGCAGAGTTTTTAAAAAATACAGAAGCTGAAATCCTTCCTATTGTTACATTACTATCATTAGGTAAAGTATTTCCCGTTTGGAGTGAAAAAGAGATTGGAATAGGTTTAAAACTTCTTATGAAAGCAATTTCTTTGGTTGTGGGTGTCAGTATGGATACTGTGGAAGATAGCGTAAGGGACAAAGGAGATATAGGATTTGCTGCTGAGGCACTTTTTGCCAAAAGATATCAATCAACTCTTTTTACAAGGCCCCTGACCATAGTGAAGGTATATAAAAACATGACAAAACTTGCAGAAATATCGGGTAAAAATGCTCAGACCAGGAAGATCAGAATACTCATTGAGCTTCTGACTTCAGCCAGCCCTGCTGAGGCGAAATACATCTCAAGAACAGTGGTTGAAGAGCTTAGAGTAGGAATTGGCGAGGGCACAATTAAAGACGCTGTTTCTGAAGCTTTTAATGTAGAAAAAGAGGTCGTTGAAAGGGCTTTAATGCTTACAAATGATCCGGGACTTGTGGCAGAAGTTGCAAAGGAAAAAGGAGAAGAAGGGCTTAAAAAACTGAATCTTATACCTGGAAAACCGGTAAAACCAATGCTCGCACAGCTTTCGCCAGGAATCGAGGTTTCAGTAGAAGAAATGGGTACTGCAATCTGTGAAACCAAATATGATGGTTTCAGGGTTCAAATCCATAGAATTGGTGATGAAATAAAAATTTTCACAAGAAGACTGGATAACATAAAGAATGCAGTTCCAGAAATTGTTGAATATGTAGAAAAATATCTTCCCTCTGAGGATTTAATTGTGGAAGGAGAAATAATCGCTACAAAAGATGGAAATCCAATTTCATTCCAGTACATTCTCCAGAGAGTCCGCAGAAAATATGAAATTGAGAGATTACGCCTTGAAGTTCCTCTTATTATGTATCTTTTCGATGTTCTTTATTATAAAAAACCCCTGATTGACACTCCCTTTGGTGAGAGACGGAAGATACTGGAATCAATTGCTAAGATTGAACCTTCCAAATTTGAGCTCAGTAATCAAGTTATTGTAACTAAAGAAAACATTGAGGATGCTCAAAAGTTGTTTGAAAGTTCCATTAAATCAGGTCATGAGGGGATAATGATAAAAGATCCATCTGCTCCCTATATGCCAGGAATAAGGGGTAAGAAGATGCTAAAACTCAAAGCTGAGCCTGAAACACTTGATCTGGTTGTTGTTGGGGGTACATATGGTAGGGGTAGGAGAGCAAATCTCATAGGCTCATATCTTGTGGCCGCACAGGATGAAGAAGGAAATCTGAAAACAATAGCCCATACAGCAACGGGATTGGATGATGCAACACTCCTGGAACTTTCAAATAAAGTAGAAAGTCTTATAATAGAAAAAAAAGGTAGAAAAGTGAAATCAAGACCTGAAATCATACTTGAAATTGCATACAGCGAAATCGTTAAAAGCCCTGAATATGAAAGCGGTTATTCCCTGAGATTCCCTGTTGTTAAAAGAATAAGGGATGATAAAGGCATTGATGATATTGATACCGTTAATAGAATCGAATCTATTTTTAATTCCAGAAATTAA
- a CDS encoding nitroreductase family protein has translation MNPVLENIKSRRSVRKYLPDQIKDEELEKILEAAIYAPTGHNDQPWHFTIIQNKDLINEISEGAKAVMREMDVEWIAQMGAIEQLNIFHRAPTAVIVSGKKDAVTPMVDCSAAVQNMLLAAESMDIGSCWIGFAKFYFTDPEKMKKFNIPENYEVHFGVSLGYKVKKNPQALERNKEVFTYFR, from the coding sequence ATGAACCCTGTATTAGAAAACATAAAAAGCAGAAGAAGCGTACGTAAGTACCTTCCCGACCAGATTAAAGATGAAGAACTTGAAAAAATCCTTGAAGCAGCCATATATGCTCCTACTGGACATAATGACCAGCCATGGCATTTCACTATAATCCAGAATAAGGATTTAATTAACGAAATCAGCGAAGGTGCAAAGGCAGTAATGCGGGAAATGGATGTGGAATGGATAGCTCAAATGGGAGCAATAGAACAGCTCAATATCTTTCATAGAGCACCAACAGCAGTAATTGTATCTGGAAAAAAGGATGCAGTAACTCCAATGGTAGATTGTTCGGCAGCAGTACAGAACATGCTTCTTGCAGCCGAAAGCATGGATATAGGTTCATGCTGGATTGGATTTGCAAAATTTTATTTTACGGATCCTGAAAAAATGAAGAAATTCAATATTCCAGAGAATTATGAAGTTCACTTTGGAGTATCTTTAGGATATAAAGTTAAAAAAAATCCACAGGCTTTAGAAAGGAATAAAGAAGTCTTTACTTATTTCAGATAA
- a CDS encoding winged helix-turn-helix transcriptional regulator translates to MANKKNSPKEEFREIVYESCKALGLDDFPSRLLSVLQSEPEEISLGELSEMTGYSLSGLSTTLKAMEERQMVKRFKKPKSRKVYVKVDKDITTFFIELQKKRYEQSIMPSLEKIPGIIEKYEKIGDFEEELTIIKDYYAQTLFLAEESRKFIEALEKGRIKKIK, encoded by the coding sequence ATGGCTAATAAAAAAAATTCTCCAAAGGAAGAATTTAGGGAAATTGTATATGAGAGTTGCAAAGCTCTTGGACTTGATGATTTTCCATCAAGACTATTATCTGTTCTTCAAAGTGAGCCAGAAGAAATATCTCTTGGAGAATTATCTGAAATGACTGGATACAGCTTATCTGGACTCAGCACCACCTTAAAAGCCATGGAAGAAAGGCAAATGGTAAAAAGATTTAAAAAACCAAAGTCCAGAAAGGTCTATGTCAAGGTGGATAAAGATATAACTACATTTTTTATTGAATTGCAGAAAAAAAGATATGAACAAAGTATCATGCCTTCTTTAGAAAAAATTCCAGGTATAATAGAGAAATATGAGAAAATAGGGGATTTTGAAGAAGAATTAACCATAATAAAAGATTATTATGCCCAGACATTATTTCTGGCAGAAGAAAGTAGAAAATTTATTGAAGCACTGGAAAAGGGTAGAATAAAAAAAATAAAATAG
- a CDS encoding (Fe-S)-binding protein: MKVKEENSNCSPISSLYCNLKIRLTGNLKDKNLDNLYKCSLCNECHLAGFNHYAREIAVSKSLITRHTAEIRKNIAQSGNSYGITSDNGDNGQTKMETVLFRGCTPTYKTPEILASAENLLKSNGIEYGVLNNETCCGNILFNLGDIKSGDETVRKNIEKFKAAGVKKIITICPGCYSAFNKYYKGQYEFNPEIILAIELLGKSTVRKGDFTIQDPCHAREKSHDVRRILTSAGNKSASPCCGAGAGVMAHDKSVATTKARKTVNNIPEKIVTYCPFCYLNLSSVNSDKVSDIYMLLAEKG, from the coding sequence ATGAAAGTAAAAGAAGAGAATTCAAACTGTTCTCCTATAAGTTCTCTATATTGTAATTTAAAAATAAGATTAACCGGGAATTTAAAGGATAAAAATCTTGATAATCTGTATAAATGCAGTTTATGTAATGAATGCCATCTCGCGGGCTTTAATCATTACGCTAGAGAAATAGCAGTAAGTAAAAGTCTCATAACTCGCCACACGGCTGAAATAAGGAAAAATATAGCACAATCAGGTAATTCTTATGGGATTACATCTGATAATGGGGATAATGGACAAACCAAAATGGAAACTGTGTTATTTAGGGGATGTACACCTACATATAAGACACCAGAAATACTTGCATCTGCAGAAAACCTGCTTAAAAGTAATGGCATAGAATACGGCGTTTTAAACAATGAAACATGTTGTGGTAACATATTATTTAATTTAGGGGATATTAAATCTGGAGATGAGACAGTAAGAAAAAACATTGAAAAATTCAAGGCAGCAGGAGTCAAAAAAATTATAACAATATGTCCTGGCTGTTATAGTGCATTTAATAAATATTATAAAGGGCAATATGAATTTAATCCAGAAATAATTCTTGCAATTGAGTTATTAGGCAAATCAACTGTTAGAAAAGGGGATTTTACAATTCAGGATCCATGTCATGCAAGAGAGAAAAGCCATGATGTACGCAGGATACTCACCAGTGCAGGAAATAAAAGTGCAAGCCCCTGTTGTGGGGCGGGTGCAGGCGTTATGGCGCATGATAAATCTGTTGCAACTACAAAAGCAAGAAAAACAGTAAACAATATTCCTGAAAAGATTGTTACGTACTGTCCATTCTGCTATCTCAACCTATCATCTGTGAATTCTGATAAGGTTTCAGATATTTACATGCTTTTAGCTGAAAAAGGTTAA
- a CDS encoding MBL fold metallo-hydrolase, protein MEIVPKVHQFSGMSNCYLVEGDEMMLIDTGNPGNSKKIINYVKNTLNRNPEDINTIVLTHHHFDHTGSLGELKKATGAKVAAHKDDADYIKEKKRPHEPVVSKILVKLLKMIYRPQTVEPDILLEDGDEICGYTVIHTPGHTPGSICLYNKNNKTIFVGDNLKNEGGKIEGPPRIFTLNNEQANESIKKLEDLDIEVIFTGHSKPVTFKASEKLKEYLNKI, encoded by the coding sequence ATGGAGATAGTCCCTAAAGTACATCAATTTAGTGGAATGAGCAACTGTTATCTGGTTGAGGGTGATGAAATGATGTTAATAGACACTGGAAATCCGGGTAATTCTAAAAAGATCATAAATTATGTGAAAAATACTCTAAATCGCAACCCCGAGGATATAAATACAATTGTTCTAACACATCACCATTTTGACCATACTGGAAGTCTTGGAGAACTTAAAAAAGCCACCGGAGCAAAAGTCGCTGCTCATAAGGATGATGCAGATTATATTAAAGAAAAGAAAAGACCGCATGAACCGGTAGTTTCAAAAATATTAGTAAAGCTATTAAAAATGATTTATAGGCCTCAAACTGTTGAACCAGATATTTTACTTGAGGATGGTGATGAAATTTGTGGCTACACGGTTATACATACACCGGGCCATACTCCGGGAAGTATTTGTTTATATAATAAAAATAATAAGACTATTTTTGTAGGTGATAATCTTAAAAATGAAGGGGGAAAAATCGAAGGTCCTCCACGTATATTCACGTTAAATAATGAACAGGCTAATGAATCCATCAAAAAACTGGAAGATCTGGATATTGAAGTAATTTTTACAGGACACAGTAAGCCTGTCACATTTAAAGCTTCAGAAAAATTAAAGGAATACCTGAATAAGATATAA
- a CDS encoding TIGR00288 family NYN domain-containing protein, whose protein sequence is MHNIEKLSSFKEYIPLTRKSGEKNVGLLIDGPNMLRNEFHLDLDIIKKIVSKSGKIKVGKVLLNQYASTKLIEAVTNQGFSPIIVAGDVDVQLAVEAFELIHNPNIDVIAIMTRNADFLPLINIAKENGKETVVIGAEPGFSIALKNSADNAITLNVEPNPRPA, encoded by the coding sequence GTGCATAATATAGAAAAACTGAGTTCATTTAAAGAATATATCCCGCTGACCCGTAAATCCGGCGAGAAAAATGTGGGACTTCTTATAGATGGGCCAAATATGCTCCGGAACGAATTCCACCTCGATCTGGACATAATTAAAAAAATAGTATCTAAAAGTGGTAAAATAAAAGTTGGAAAGGTTCTTTTAAACCAGTATGCTTCAACCAAGCTCATTGAAGCTGTAACAAACCAGGGATTTTCCCCAATAATAGTGGCTGGTGACGTTGATGTTCAGCTGGCTGTCGAAGCCTTTGAACTAATCCATAATCCTAATATTGATGTAATTGCGATTATGACCCGTAATGCAGATTTTTTACCTCTAATAAATATTGCTAAAGAAAATGGTAAGGAAACAGTAGTTATTGGAGCCGAACCCGGCTTTAGTATAGCTTTAAAAAACTCAGCAGATAATGCAATAACATTAAACGTGGAACCAAATCCAAGACCTGCTTAA
- a CDS encoding class I SAM-dependent methyltransferase: MEFEPEIWLDTGCGTGTLVKKAVKEFKNTKFLLLDPSEGMLKQVQKKLSSNKNYEIEFLRPSPTPELILEEKPDVITTIQCHHYLSRKDREKTVNVCYKILKEDGVFITFENILPITEKGIEVGEKYWENFHLSSGRNPEEIEEHLKRFDQEYFPITVEEHLKLLRDAGFSSVELLWFAYMQAGFYCIK, encoded by the coding sequence ATGGAATTTGAGCCCGAAATCTGGCTTGATACAGGATGCGGGACTGGGACTCTTGTTAAAAAAGCAGTGAAAGAGTTTAAAAATACTAAGTTTTTATTACTGGACCCATCTGAAGGCATGTTAAAACAGGTACAAAAAAAGTTATCTTCCAATAAAAACTATGAAATTGAATTTCTTCGACCATCGCCAACCCCGGAATTAATATTAGAAGAAAAACCAGATGTAATTACCACTATCCAGTGCCATCATTATCTTTCAAGAAAAGACAGGGAAAAAACGGTTAATGTGTGTTATAAAATTCTAAAGGAAGATGGTGTGTTTATAACATTCGAAAATATCCTCCCTATTACTGAAAAAGGTATTGAAGTTGGAGAGAAATACTGGGAAAATTTCCATTTATCCAGTGGAAGGAATCCAGAAGAAATAGAAGAACATTTAAAAAGATTTGATCAGGAATATTTCCCAATAACAGTAGAAGAACATCTCAAATTATTAAGAGATGCTGGTTTTAGTTCTGTGGAGCTTTTATGGTTTGCTTATATGCAGGCAGGATTTTACTGTATAAAATAA
- a CDS encoding TetR/AcrR family transcriptional regulator: MKEKEQKILDSSLKLFVERGFHGTSTAEIAKTAEVATGTLFHYFKTKEELIDSLYIYTKESILEEVGGDFDDKKSFKENVKSLWLKFVCFGIKNPYKFNFILSFHCSPYVTAFTKERIENKFIELLEVYKKGIMEHEIKKIYDELLIDYFWGNVFNTVMHFEKYPEKMNEKNIGLSFELFWDGISK, translated from the coding sequence ATGAAAGAAAAGGAACAAAAAATACTGGATTCATCTCTTAAACTTTTTGTTGAAAGGGGATTTCATGGAACTTCAACAGCAGAAATTGCTAAAACTGCAGAAGTGGCTACAGGGACGCTTTTCCATTATTTTAAGACCAAAGAAGAACTCATTGACAGCCTTTACATCTATACCAAAGAAAGCATACTGGAAGAAGTAGGCGGCGATTTCGACGATAAAAAATCATTTAAAGAAAATGTTAAATCATTATGGTTAAAATTTGTATGTTTTGGTATAAAAAACCCCTATAAATTCAATTTTATACTATCATTTCACTGTTCACCATATGTCACAGCCTTTACAAAGGAAAGAATTGAAAATAAATTCATTGAACTACTTGAAGTGTATAAAAAGGGCATCATGGAGCATGAAATCAAAAAAATATACGATGAACTCCTTATTGACTATTTCTGGGGTAATGTATTTAATACAGTGATGCATTTTGAGAAATATCCCGAAAAAATGAATGAAAAGAATATAGGATTATCATTTGAACTTTTCTGGGACGGTATATCCAAGTAA
- a CDS encoding aldo/keto reductase, giving the protein MQYRKINGDEISALGFGAMRLPTKNGRIDKERAKKQIYYAIGNGVNFIDTAFAYHGGSSESFLGEILTDEYRKKVKLCTKMPSWSIKKYEDMEKYLQIQLEKLQTDCIDYYLIHSLGKGSFEKLKEIGVLEFLDDAKAKGKIKYAGFSFHDNSEAFKGIADAYDWDACLIQYNYLDEKNQAGTEGVKYAASKGMAVFIMEPLKGGLLAGKVPEKVAEVWERSDIKRSPAEWALKWVLNHEEVTCVVSGMNNEKHVEENIKIADETLPNSLTSDELKLYEEVKEVYRSLMKIDCGGCGYCMPCPVGVDIPECFGLYNHKYMFKTKSSSFTYLTRFGGVFSGNESHADLCINCRKCVKACPQKLDIPELLGDVSKELGGKGFKYKVKIAETVLMPLFDAFLSINDKLSRRSHG; this is encoded by the coding sequence ATGCAATATAGAAAAATAAATGGAGATGAAATATCTGCACTGGGTTTTGGTGCAATGAGATTACCCACAAAAAACGGCAGAATTGATAAAGAACGTGCCAAAAAGCAGATTTATTATGCGATAGGTAATGGAGTAAACTTTATCGACACTGCATTTGCATATCATGGAGGATCAAGTGAATCATTTTTAGGAGAAATACTAACAGATGAATACAGAAAAAAAGTAAAGCTCTGCACAAAAATGCCATCATGGTCCATTAAAAAATATGAAGATATGGAGAAATACCTCCAGATACAGCTTGAAAAACTCCAAACAGATTGTATTGACTACTACTTAATCCACAGCCTTGGTAAAGGAAGCTTCGAAAAACTTAAAGAAATAGGAGTTTTGGAATTTTTAGATGATGCTAAGGCAAAGGGAAAAATAAAATATGCAGGATTTTCATTCCATGATAACAGCGAAGCATTTAAAGGAATTGCAGATGCTTATGACTGGGATGCATGTTTGATCCAGTATAATTATTTAGATGAAAAGAATCAAGCAGGAACTGAAGGAGTAAAATATGCAGCTTCAAAGGGAATGGCTGTATTTATTATGGAACCTTTAAAAGGAGGTCTTCTTGCTGGAAAAGTGCCTGAGAAAGTAGCAGAAGTTTGGGAAAGATCAGATATTAAAAGAAGCCCGGCAGAATGGGCATTAAAATGGGTTTTAAACCATGAAGAAGTTACATGTGTTGTTTCTGGAATGAATAATGAAAAACATGTTGAAGAAAATATTAAAATTGCAGATGAAACTTTACCGAATTCATTAACTTCAGACGAGTTAAAACTTTATGAAGAAGTAAAGGAAGTATACAGGAGCCTTATGAAAATAGACTGTGGTGGATGCGGATACTGCATGCCCTGCCCTGTTGGAGTTGATATACCTGAATGTTTTGGATTATATAACCACAAATACATGTTTAAAACAAAAAGTTCATCTTTTACGTACTTAACACGTTTTGGAGGTGTTTTCAGCGGTAACGAGTCTCATGCAGATCTCTGTATTAACTGCAGAAAGTGTGTAAAAGCATGCCCACAAAAACTGGATATTCCAGAACTTTTAGGAGATGTTTCAAAGGAACTTGGAGGAAAAGGGTTCAAGTATAAGGTAAAAATTGCAGAAACTGTTCTGATGCCCCTATTTGACGCTTTTTTGTCAATAAATGATAAGTTATCAAGAAGATCTCATGGATAA
- a CDS encoding cupin domain-containing protein, translated as MNDYYFKIVKAKREFIWHSHPETDEVFVVIKGNLKIDLRDKTLNLNKGDMVVIPKGVEHKPSCKEECHVILIEPAATVNTSDAGGDLTDTQIEWI; from the coding sequence ATGAATGATTATTACTTTAAAATTGTTAAGGCTAAGCGAGAATTCATCTGGCATAGTCATCCAGAAACTGATGAAGTTTTTGTAGTTATAAAAGGAAACTTAAAGATTGATTTAAGAGATAAAACTTTAAATTTAAATAAGGGAGATATGGTGGTTATTCCAAAAGGAGTTGAACATAAACCTTCATGCAAAGAAGAATGCCATGTTATACTAATTGAACCTGCTGCAACTGTTAATACCAGTGATGCCGGAGGAGATTTAACTGATACCCAGATAGAATGGATATAA
- a CDS encoding ATP cone domain-containing protein: protein MTRVIKRKGTIETYNPDKIKGSLQKAAIDAGYSVEEKKDILDEVLNNINKNIGKKEKVESENIRMCLLTELDKCEPYIAKSWRKFDQRYKSR, encoded by the coding sequence TTGACAAGGGTAATAAAAAGGAAAGGAACAATAGAAACATATAATCCAGATAAAATTAAAGGTTCGCTCCAAAAGGCAGCAATTGATGCAGGATACAGCGTAGAAGAAAAAAAGGATATACTGGATGAAGTTCTCAATAATATCAACAAAAATATAGGTAAAAAGGAAAAAGTGGAGAGCGAAAATATCAGAATGTGTCTTTTAACTGAACTGGATAAATGCGAGCCGTATATAGCCAAATCATGGCGAAAGTTTGACCAGAGATATAAATCTCGATAA